In a genomic window of Chrysemys picta bellii isolate R12L10 chromosome 1, ASM1138683v2, whole genome shotgun sequence:
- the LOC135972429 gene encoding olfactory receptor 52E4-like has protein sequence MQETPFCLRVGHLLPYSMSDSNTTDFTNPSTFILQGIPGLEMAHVWISIPFCTMYAIAVLGNFSILFIVKREQSLHGPMYYFLCMLAISDLVLSTATVSKMLSIFWFNSREIDFSACLTQMYFLHCFTGMESGILVALALDRYVAICHPLRHSTILTNSVVAKIGLAVVLRGGILALPYPFLVRRWPYCRTNIIPHSYCEHIAVVKLSCADTRLSSYYGLFILSSVTGLDVIFITVSYIQILRAIFSLPTKDARLKTFGTCGSHLCAILVFYIPDFFSSITHRFGHNVPLHFLILMANVYLLVPPLLHPIIYGVRTKQIRDRLLRLFSHKGT, from the coding sequence ATGCAGGAGACACCgttctgcctcagagttggacaccttctcccctactccatgtcagattccaacacaaccgacttcaccaacccctccaccttcatcctgcagggcattcctggcctggagatggcccatgtctggatctccatccccttctgcaccatgtacgCCATAGCTGTCTTGGGGAACTTTTCCATCCTGTTCATTGTGAagagggagcagagcctccatgggcccatgtactatttcctctgcatgctggccatctCTGACTTGGTCCTGTCCACGGCCACCGTgtccaaaatgctgagcatcttctggtttaattccagggagatcgatttcagtgcctgcctcacccagatgtacttcctTCACTGCTTCACAgggatggagtctgggatcttAGTGGCCTTAGCTttggatcgctacgtggccatctgccatcccctgagacattccaccatcctgacaaatTCTGTTGTGGCCAAGATTGGCCTGGCCGTGGTGCTGCGCGGCGGCATACTTGCATTGCCCTATCCCTTCCTAGTGAGAcggtggccatattgcagaaccaacatcatcccccactcTTACTGTGAGCAcatagctgtggtgaagctgTCCTGTGCCGACACCCGCCTCAGTAGTTACTACGGCCTCTTTATTCTATCCTCTGTGACTGGTCTGGATGTCATTTTTATCACAGTGTCATatatccagatcctcagggccatcttcagcctccccacaaaggatgctcggctcaagacttttgggacctgcggcTCCCATCTTTGTGCCATCTTGGTTTTTTACATCCCAGATTTCTTCTCTTCCATTACGCATCGGTTTGGCCATAATGTGCCCCTGCATTTCCTCATTCTCATGGCTAATGTGTACCTTTTGGTGCCCCCTTTGttacaccccatcatctatggtgtgaggaccaaacagatccgggacaggctgctccgGCTCTTTTCTCATAAAGGGACCTAA